In Ovis aries strain OAR_USU_Benz2616 breed Rambouillet chromosome 14, ARS-UI_Ramb_v3.0, whole genome shotgun sequence, a single genomic region encodes these proteins:
- the PPM1N gene encoding probable protein phosphatase 1N isoform X2 yields the protein MAALARLLERLLWPARKEEEMEEEEGRRSPNRPQSLLDAPRCAQRPHGGAAAAWGLRFGASAVQGWRAHMEDAHCACLALPGLPPGWAFFAVLDGHGGARAALFGARHLKGQVLEALGPEPSEPQGVCEALRRAFLSADARLRALWPRGEPGGSTAVALLVSPRFLYLAHCGDSRAVLSRAGAVAFSTEDHRPIRPRERERIHDAGGTISRRRLEGSLAVSRALGDFAYKEAPGRPPEQQLVSAEPEVTALARQAEDEFMLLASDGVWDAMSGSALAGLVASRLCLGLAPELLCAQLLDTCLCKGSLDNMTCLLVCFPGAPRPCEEAVRKEVLLDAALGHRVAELCASASEPPSLNTVFRTLASEDIPDLPPGGGLYCKATVIAEAYSQFYQASRQRCVGLHMRWQEFLLQVYVPGT from the exons ATGGCGGCCCTTGCCCGCCTGCTGGAACGTCTCCTTTGGCCAGCCCGCAaggaagaggagatggaggaagaggagggacgCAGGTCTCCCAACCGGCCTCAGTCCCTCCTAGACGCGCCGCGTTGCGCTCAGCGGCCGCACGGGGGTGCGGCGGCGGCGTGGGGTCTGCGCTTCGGGGCTAGCGCAGTACAGGGCTGGCGCGCACACATGGAGGACGCTCATTGCGCTTGCCTTGCGCTACCCGGGCTGCCCCCGGGCTGGGCTTTCTTCGCAGTCCTCGACGGCCACGGCGGGGCAAGAGCCGCCCTCTTCGGCGCGCGCCATCTGAAGGGCCAAGTACTTGAGGCGCTGGGCCCGGAGCCCAGCGAGCCCCAGGGCGTATGCGAAGCACTGCGCCGCGCCTTTCTGAGCGCAGACGCGCGCCTGCGTGCGCTCTGGCCCCGCGGAGAGCCGGGGGGCTCCACCGCTGTGGCGTTACTGGTTTCCCCGCGCTTTCTGTACCTGGCGCACTGCGGTGACTCTCGCGCGGTGCTGAGTCGCGCCGGCGCCGTGGCCTTCAGCACCGAGGACCATCGGCCCATCCGTCCCCGAGAACGTGAACGCATCCATGACGCGGGCGGCACCATCAGCCGTCGGCGCCTCGAGGGCTCTTTGGCAGTGTCCAGAGCACTGGGAGACTTTGCCTACAAAGAGGCTCCGGGAAGGCCCCCAGAACAGCAACTCGTTTCCGCGGAGCCTGAGGTGACCGCCCTGGCACGCCAAGCGGAGGACGAGTTCATGCTCTTGGCTTCTGATGGCGTGTGGGACGCGATGTCCGGGTCTGCCCTAGCGGGACTGGTGGCATCGCGCCTCTGTTTGGGCTTGGCCCCAGAGCTTCTCTGCGCGCAGCTGTTGGACACGTGTCTTTGCAAG GGCAGCCTGGAcaacatgacctgcctcctggtcTGCTTTCCGGGGGCTCCCAGACCTTGTGAGGAGGCCGTCAGGAAGGAGGTACTGCTCGATGCAGCCCTGGGACACAGAGTTGCAG AGCTGTGTGCCTCTGCTTCAGAGCCCCCCAGCTTGAACACAGTTTTCAGGACTCTGGCCTCTGAGGACATCCCGGATTTACCTCCTGGGGGAGGGCTCTACTGCAA GGCCACAGTCATCGCTGAAGCTTATTCTCAGTTCTACCAGGCCTCAAGACAGCGCTGTGTG ggtctccacatgaggtggcaagAGTTTCTGCTCCAGGTTTACGTCCCAGGAACCTAA
- the PPM1N gene encoding probable protein phosphatase 1N isoform X3, with protein MAALARLLERLLWPARKEEEMEEEEGRRSPNRPQSLLDAPRCAQRPHGGAAAAWGLRFGASAVQGWRAHMEDAHCACLALPGLPPGWAFFAVLDGHGGARAALFGARHLKGQVLEALGPEPSEPQGVCEALRRAFLSADARLRALWPRGEPGGSTAVALLVSPRFLYLAHCGDSRAVLSRAGAVAFSTEDHRPIRPRERERIHDAGGTISRRRLEGSLAVSRALGDFAYKEAPGRPPEQQLVSAEPEGSLDNMTCLLVCFPGAPRPCEEAVRKEVLLDAALGHRVAELCASASEPPSLNTVFRTLASEDIPDLPPGGGLYCKATVIAEAYSQFYQASRQRCVKGQKGAEEPTGAHSVSALHLEA; from the exons ATGGCGGCCCTTGCCCGCCTGCTGGAACGTCTCCTTTGGCCAGCCCGCAaggaagaggagatggaggaagaggagggacgCAGGTCTCCCAACCGGCCTCAGTCCCTCCTAGACGCGCCGCGTTGCGCTCAGCGGCCGCACGGGGGTGCGGCGGCGGCGTGGGGTCTGCGCTTCGGGGCTAGCGCAGTACAGGGCTGGCGCGCACACATGGAGGACGCTCATTGCGCTTGCCTTGCGCTACCCGGGCTGCCCCCGGGCTGGGCTTTCTTCGCAGTCCTCGACGGCCACGGCGGGGCAAGAGCCGCCCTCTTCGGCGCGCGCCATCTGAAGGGCCAAGTACTTGAGGCGCTGGGCCCGGAGCCCAGCGAGCCCCAGGGCGTATGCGAAGCACTGCGCCGCGCCTTTCTGAGCGCAGACGCGCGCCTGCGTGCGCTCTGGCCCCGCGGAGAGCCGGGGGGCTCCACCGCTGTGGCGTTACTGGTTTCCCCGCGCTTTCTGTACCTGGCGCACTGCGGTGACTCTCGCGCGGTGCTGAGTCGCGCCGGCGCCGTGGCCTTCAGCACCGAGGACCATCGGCCCATCCGTCCCCGAGAACGTGAACGCATCCATGACGCGGGCGGCACCATCAGCCGTCGGCGCCTCGAGGGCTCTTTGGCAGTGTCCAGAGCACTGGGAGACTTTGCCTACAAAGAGGCTCCGGGAAGGCCCCCAGAACAGCAACTCGTTTCCGCGGAGCCTGAG GGCAGCCTGGAcaacatgacctgcctcctggtcTGCTTTCCGGGGGCTCCCAGACCTTGTGAGGAGGCCGTCAGGAAGGAGGTACTGCTCGATGCAGCCCTGGGACACAGAGTTGCAG AGCTGTGTGCCTCTGCTTCAGAGCCCCCCAGCTTGAACACAGTTTTCAGGACTCTGGCCTCTGAGGACATCCCGGATTTACCTCCTGGGGGAGGGCTCTACTGCAA GGCCACAGTCATCGCTGAAGCTTATTCTCAGTTCTACCAGGCCTCAAGACAGCGCTGTGTG AAGGGGCAGAAAGGGGCTGAGGAACCCACTGGCGCCCATTCAGTCTCTGCCTTGCACTTGGAGGCTTAA
- the PPM1N gene encoding probable protein phosphatase 1N isoform X1, with translation MAALARLLERLLWPARKEEEMEEEEGRRSPNRPQSLLDAPRCAQRPHGGAAAAWGLRFGASAVQGWRAHMEDAHCACLALPGLPPGWAFFAVLDGHGGARAALFGARHLKGQVLEALGPEPSEPQGVCEALRRAFLSADARLRALWPRGEPGGSTAVALLVSPRFLYLAHCGDSRAVLSRAGAVAFSTEDHRPIRPRERERIHDAGGTISRRRLEGSLAVSRALGDFAYKEAPGRPPEQQLVSAEPEVTALARQAEDEFMLLASDGVWDAMSGSALAGLVASRLCLGLAPELLCAQLLDTCLCKGSLDNMTCLLVCFPGAPRPCEEAVRKEVLLDAALGHRVAELCASASEPPSLNTVFRTLASEDIPDLPPGGGLYCKATVIAEAYSQFYQASRQRCVKGQKGAEEPTGAHSVSALHLEA, from the exons ATGGCGGCCCTTGCCCGCCTGCTGGAACGTCTCCTTTGGCCAGCCCGCAaggaagaggagatggaggaagaggagggacgCAGGTCTCCCAACCGGCCTCAGTCCCTCCTAGACGCGCCGCGTTGCGCTCAGCGGCCGCACGGGGGTGCGGCGGCGGCGTGGGGTCTGCGCTTCGGGGCTAGCGCAGTACAGGGCTGGCGCGCACACATGGAGGACGCTCATTGCGCTTGCCTTGCGCTACCCGGGCTGCCCCCGGGCTGGGCTTTCTTCGCAGTCCTCGACGGCCACGGCGGGGCAAGAGCCGCCCTCTTCGGCGCGCGCCATCTGAAGGGCCAAGTACTTGAGGCGCTGGGCCCGGAGCCCAGCGAGCCCCAGGGCGTATGCGAAGCACTGCGCCGCGCCTTTCTGAGCGCAGACGCGCGCCTGCGTGCGCTCTGGCCCCGCGGAGAGCCGGGGGGCTCCACCGCTGTGGCGTTACTGGTTTCCCCGCGCTTTCTGTACCTGGCGCACTGCGGTGACTCTCGCGCGGTGCTGAGTCGCGCCGGCGCCGTGGCCTTCAGCACCGAGGACCATCGGCCCATCCGTCCCCGAGAACGTGAACGCATCCATGACGCGGGCGGCACCATCAGCCGTCGGCGCCTCGAGGGCTCTTTGGCAGTGTCCAGAGCACTGGGAGACTTTGCCTACAAAGAGGCTCCGGGAAGGCCCCCAGAACAGCAACTCGTTTCCGCGGAGCCTGAGGTGACCGCCCTGGCACGCCAAGCGGAGGACGAGTTCATGCTCTTGGCTTCTGATGGCGTGTGGGACGCGATGTCCGGGTCTGCCCTAGCGGGACTGGTGGCATCGCGCCTCTGTTTGGGCTTGGCCCCAGAGCTTCTCTGCGCGCAGCTGTTGGACACGTGTCTTTGCAAG GGCAGCCTGGAcaacatgacctgcctcctggtcTGCTTTCCGGGGGCTCCCAGACCTTGTGAGGAGGCCGTCAGGAAGGAGGTACTGCTCGATGCAGCCCTGGGACACAGAGTTGCAG AGCTGTGTGCCTCTGCTTCAGAGCCCCCCAGCTTGAACACAGTTTTCAGGACTCTGGCCTCTGAGGACATCCCGGATTTACCTCCTGGGGGAGGGCTCTACTGCAA GGCCACAGTCATCGCTGAAGCTTATTCTCAGTTCTACCAGGCCTCAAGACAGCGCTGTGTG AAGGGGCAGAAAGGGGCTGAGGAACCCACTGGCGCCCATTCAGTCTCTGCCTTGCACTTGGAGGCTTAA
- the VASP gene encoding vasodilator-stimulated phosphoprotein isoform X1 encodes MSETVVCTSRATVMLYDDSNKRWLPAGTGPQAFSRVQIYHNPTANSFRVVGRKMQPDQQVVINCAIVRGVKYNQATPNFHQWRDARQVWGLNFGSKEDATQFANGMASALEALEGGGPPPPPPPTAPPTWSAQNGPSPEEMEQQKRQQQSELMERERRASNAGGPPAPPAGAPPPPPGPPPPPGPPPPPGLSSSGVSAATQGAGGGPPPAPPLPTAQGPSGGGTGAPSLASAIAGAKLRKVSKQEEASAGPVAPKAESSRSTGGGLMEEMNAMLARRRKATQVGEKPTKDESANQEESDARVPAHSESVRRPWEKNSTTLPRMKSSSSVATSEAHPPTPSSSDESDLERVKQELLEEVRKELQKVKEEIIEAFVQELRKRGAP; translated from the exons ATGAG CGAGACGGTTGTGTGCACCAGCCGGGCCACGGTGATGCTCTATGATGACAGCAACAAGCGCTGGCTGCCCGCCGGCACGGGCCCGCAGGCCTTCAGCCGCGTCCAGATCTATCACAACCCCACCGCCAACTCCTTCCGGGTGGTCGGCCGCAAGATGCAGCCGGACCAGCAG GTGGTCATCAACTGTGCCATCGTCCGAGGTGTCAAGTATAACCAAGCCACCCCCAACTTCCACCAGTGGCGCGATGCCCGGCAAGTCTGGGGCCTCAACTTTGGCAGCAAGGAGGATGCCACGCAGTTTGCCAATGGCATGGCCAGCGCCCTAGAGGCCTTGGAAG GAGGtgggcccccgcccccaccaccacctaCAGCGCCTCCCACCTGGTCTGCCCAGAATGGCCCCTCGCCAGAGGAGATGGAGCAGCAGAAAAG gcagCAGCAGTCAGAGCTCATGGAGCGGGAGCGCAGAGCCTCCAACGCAG GAGGCCCGCCTGCTCCCCCAGCTGGGGCACCTCCACCGCCCCCGggacctccccctcctccaggtccacccccaccccctggtcTCTCCTCCTCAGGGGTCTCGGCCGCCACACAGGGAGCAGGGGGAGGCCCGCCCCCGgcaccccctctccccacagcACAAGGCCCCAGTGGTGGAGGGACCGGGGCCCCCAGCCTGGCCTCAGCCATTGCCGGCGCCAAACTCAGGAAAGTTAGCAAG CAGGAGGAGGCTTCAGCGGGGCCCGTGGCCCCCAAAGCTGAGAGCAGTCGAAGCACGGGCGGAGGCCTCATGGAGGAGATGAACGCCATGCTGGCCCGGAG AAGGAAAGCCACGCAAGTTGGAGAGAAACCCACCAAGGATGAATCTGCCAAT CAGGAGGAGTCAGACGCCAGAGTCCCAGCCCACAGTG AATCTGTGCGGAGACCCTGGGAGAAGAACAGCACAACCTTGCCAAG GATGAAGTCGTCGTCTTCAGTGGCCACTTCCGAGGCCCACCCACCTACGCCTAGCTCCAGTGATGAGTCAGACCTGGAGAGGGTGAAACAG GAGCTTCTGGAAGAGGTGAGGAAGGaattgcagaaagtgaaagaggaaataatTGAAG CCTTTGTCCAGGAGCTGAGGAAGCGGGGTGCCCCCTGA
- the VASP gene encoding vasodilator-stimulated phosphoprotein isoform X2: MSETVVCTSRATVMLYDDSNKRWLPAGTGPQAFSRVQIYHNPTANSFRVVGRKMQPDQQVVINCAIVRGVKYNQATPNFHQWRDARQVWGLNFGSKEDATQFANGMASALEALEGGGPPPPPPPTAPPTWSAQNGPSPEEMEQQKRQQQSELMERERRASNAGGPPAPPAGAPPPPPGPPPPPGPPPPPGLSSSGVSAATQGAGGGPPPAPPLPTAQGPSGGGTGAPSLASAIAGAKLRKVSKQEEASAGPVAPKAESSRSTGGGLMEEMNAMLARRRKATQVGEKPTKDESANEESDARVPAHSESVRRPWEKNSTTLPRMKSSSSVATSEAHPPTPSSSDESDLERVKQELLEEVRKELQKVKEEIIEAFVQELRKRGAP, translated from the exons ATGAG CGAGACGGTTGTGTGCACCAGCCGGGCCACGGTGATGCTCTATGATGACAGCAACAAGCGCTGGCTGCCCGCCGGCACGGGCCCGCAGGCCTTCAGCCGCGTCCAGATCTATCACAACCCCACCGCCAACTCCTTCCGGGTGGTCGGCCGCAAGATGCAGCCGGACCAGCAG GTGGTCATCAACTGTGCCATCGTCCGAGGTGTCAAGTATAACCAAGCCACCCCCAACTTCCACCAGTGGCGCGATGCCCGGCAAGTCTGGGGCCTCAACTTTGGCAGCAAGGAGGATGCCACGCAGTTTGCCAATGGCATGGCCAGCGCCCTAGAGGCCTTGGAAG GAGGtgggcccccgcccccaccaccacctaCAGCGCCTCCCACCTGGTCTGCCCAGAATGGCCCCTCGCCAGAGGAGATGGAGCAGCAGAAAAG gcagCAGCAGTCAGAGCTCATGGAGCGGGAGCGCAGAGCCTCCAACGCAG GAGGCCCGCCTGCTCCCCCAGCTGGGGCACCTCCACCGCCCCCGggacctccccctcctccaggtccacccccaccccctggtcTCTCCTCCTCAGGGGTCTCGGCCGCCACACAGGGAGCAGGGGGAGGCCCGCCCCCGgcaccccctctccccacagcACAAGGCCCCAGTGGTGGAGGGACCGGGGCCCCCAGCCTGGCCTCAGCCATTGCCGGCGCCAAACTCAGGAAAGTTAGCAAG CAGGAGGAGGCTTCAGCGGGGCCCGTGGCCCCCAAAGCTGAGAGCAGTCGAAGCACGGGCGGAGGCCTCATGGAGGAGATGAACGCCATGCTGGCCCGGAG AAGGAAAGCCACGCAAGTTGGAGAGAAACCCACCAAGGATGAATCTGCCAAT GAGGAGTCAGACGCCAGAGTCCCAGCCCACAGTG AATCTGTGCGGAGACCCTGGGAGAAGAACAGCACAACCTTGCCAAG GATGAAGTCGTCGTCTTCAGTGGCCACTTCCGAGGCCCACCCACCTACGCCTAGCTCCAGTGATGAGTCAGACCTGGAGAGGGTGAAACAG GAGCTTCTGGAAGAGGTGAGGAAGGaattgcagaaagtgaaagaggaaataatTGAAG CCTTTGTCCAGGAGCTGAGGAAGCGGGGTGCCCCCTGA
- the VASP gene encoding vasodilator-stimulated phosphoprotein isoform X3, with the protein MSETVVCTSRATVMLYDDSNKRWLPAGTGPQAFSRVQIYHNPTANSFRVVGRKMQPDQQVVINCAIVRGVKYNQATPNFHQWRDARQVWGLNFGSKEDATQFANGMASALEALEGGGPPPPPPPTAPPTWSAQNGPSPEEMEQQKRQQQSELMERERRASNAGGPPAPPAGAPPPPPGPPPPPGPPPPPGLSSSGVSAATQGAGGGPPPAPPLPTAQGPSGGGTGAPSLASAIAGAKLRKVSKEEASAGPVAPKAESSRSTGGGLMEEMNAMLARRRKATQVGEKPTKDESANQEESDARVPAHSESVRRPWEKNSTTLPRMKSSSSVATSEAHPPTPSSSDESDLERVKQELLEEVRKELQKVKEEIIEAFVQELRKRGAP; encoded by the exons ATGAG CGAGACGGTTGTGTGCACCAGCCGGGCCACGGTGATGCTCTATGATGACAGCAACAAGCGCTGGCTGCCCGCCGGCACGGGCCCGCAGGCCTTCAGCCGCGTCCAGATCTATCACAACCCCACCGCCAACTCCTTCCGGGTGGTCGGCCGCAAGATGCAGCCGGACCAGCAG GTGGTCATCAACTGTGCCATCGTCCGAGGTGTCAAGTATAACCAAGCCACCCCCAACTTCCACCAGTGGCGCGATGCCCGGCAAGTCTGGGGCCTCAACTTTGGCAGCAAGGAGGATGCCACGCAGTTTGCCAATGGCATGGCCAGCGCCCTAGAGGCCTTGGAAG GAGGtgggcccccgcccccaccaccacctaCAGCGCCTCCCACCTGGTCTGCCCAGAATGGCCCCTCGCCAGAGGAGATGGAGCAGCAGAAAAG gcagCAGCAGTCAGAGCTCATGGAGCGGGAGCGCAGAGCCTCCAACGCAG GAGGCCCGCCTGCTCCCCCAGCTGGGGCACCTCCACCGCCCCCGggacctccccctcctccaggtccacccccaccccctggtcTCTCCTCCTCAGGGGTCTCGGCCGCCACACAGGGAGCAGGGGGAGGCCCGCCCCCGgcaccccctctccccacagcACAAGGCCCCAGTGGTGGAGGGACCGGGGCCCCCAGCCTGGCCTCAGCCATTGCCGGCGCCAAACTCAGGAAAGTTAGCAAG GAGGAGGCTTCAGCGGGGCCCGTGGCCCCCAAAGCTGAGAGCAGTCGAAGCACGGGCGGAGGCCTCATGGAGGAGATGAACGCCATGCTGGCCCGGAG AAGGAAAGCCACGCAAGTTGGAGAGAAACCCACCAAGGATGAATCTGCCAAT CAGGAGGAGTCAGACGCCAGAGTCCCAGCCCACAGTG AATCTGTGCGGAGACCCTGGGAGAAGAACAGCACAACCTTGCCAAG GATGAAGTCGTCGTCTTCAGTGGCCACTTCCGAGGCCCACCCACCTACGCCTAGCTCCAGTGATGAGTCAGACCTGGAGAGGGTGAAACAG GAGCTTCTGGAAGAGGTGAGGAAGGaattgcagaaagtgaaagaggaaataatTGAAG CCTTTGTCCAGGAGCTGAGGAAGCGGGGTGCCCCCTGA
- the VASP gene encoding vasodilator-stimulated phosphoprotein isoform X4: MSETVVCTSRATVMLYDDSNKRWLPAGTGPQAFSRVQIYHNPTANSFRVVGRKMQPDQQVVINCAIVRGVKYNQATPNFHQWRDARQVWGLNFGSKEDATQFANGMASALEALEGGGPPPPPPPTAPPTWSAQNGPSPEEMEQQKRQQQSELMERERRASNAGGPPAPPAGAPPPPPGPPPPPGPPPPPGLSSSGVSAATQGAGGGPPPAPPLPTAQGPSGGGTGAPSLASAIAGAKLRKVSKEEASAGPVAPKAESSRSTGGGLMEEMNAMLARRRKATQVGEKPTKDESANEESDARVPAHSESVRRPWEKNSTTLPRMKSSSSVATSEAHPPTPSSSDESDLERVKQELLEEVRKELQKVKEEIIEAFVQELRKRGAP; the protein is encoded by the exons ATGAG CGAGACGGTTGTGTGCACCAGCCGGGCCACGGTGATGCTCTATGATGACAGCAACAAGCGCTGGCTGCCCGCCGGCACGGGCCCGCAGGCCTTCAGCCGCGTCCAGATCTATCACAACCCCACCGCCAACTCCTTCCGGGTGGTCGGCCGCAAGATGCAGCCGGACCAGCAG GTGGTCATCAACTGTGCCATCGTCCGAGGTGTCAAGTATAACCAAGCCACCCCCAACTTCCACCAGTGGCGCGATGCCCGGCAAGTCTGGGGCCTCAACTTTGGCAGCAAGGAGGATGCCACGCAGTTTGCCAATGGCATGGCCAGCGCCCTAGAGGCCTTGGAAG GAGGtgggcccccgcccccaccaccacctaCAGCGCCTCCCACCTGGTCTGCCCAGAATGGCCCCTCGCCAGAGGAGATGGAGCAGCAGAAAAG gcagCAGCAGTCAGAGCTCATGGAGCGGGAGCGCAGAGCCTCCAACGCAG GAGGCCCGCCTGCTCCCCCAGCTGGGGCACCTCCACCGCCCCCGggacctccccctcctccaggtccacccccaccccctggtcTCTCCTCCTCAGGGGTCTCGGCCGCCACACAGGGAGCAGGGGGAGGCCCGCCCCCGgcaccccctctccccacagcACAAGGCCCCAGTGGTGGAGGGACCGGGGCCCCCAGCCTGGCCTCAGCCATTGCCGGCGCCAAACTCAGGAAAGTTAGCAAG GAGGAGGCTTCAGCGGGGCCCGTGGCCCCCAAAGCTGAGAGCAGTCGAAGCACGGGCGGAGGCCTCATGGAGGAGATGAACGCCATGCTGGCCCGGAG AAGGAAAGCCACGCAAGTTGGAGAGAAACCCACCAAGGATGAATCTGCCAAT GAGGAGTCAGACGCCAGAGTCCCAGCCCACAGTG AATCTGTGCGGAGACCCTGGGAGAAGAACAGCACAACCTTGCCAAG GATGAAGTCGTCGTCTTCAGTGGCCACTTCCGAGGCCCACCCACCTACGCCTAGCTCCAGTGATGAGTCAGACCTGGAGAGGGTGAAACAG GAGCTTCTGGAAGAGGTGAGGAAGGaattgcagaaagtgaaagaggaaataatTGAAG CCTTTGTCCAGGAGCTGAGGAAGCGGGGTGCCCCCTGA